The DNA window ACAAAGCCTGTGCAGTGACGTCCACAGAAGGACAGTGTCTAAAGTGTTGAAAGAGACGCTGCAAATCAAAACAAGAGACTAGAGCCTATCAGGAAAACTAGTGAGTGGACCTCTGATTAAAGAATTTCTACCAAACTACAACTGCAGCTGAACAAATGAGCTGTTGGTGGAACTTTACACTCTGAAATATTGAAAGATTCAAAGGATGAGACAGCTCAGCACAGCATGTTATTAACTTCACACATGAAGTGGTTCAGTCCAGTCAGACTTCAGTTTTGCAGCCACCGTCCACATCCTGCTTCTTTGACTGGTCGTCACGGTAACTCTGGACTTTCCTCCAACGAATCCTGAAGTCTGTCAGTCCTTCTGACAGCATGAGGCCTGACAGCTGGACAAAATGTGCAGATGATGAAAAACATGAAGCATAGTTTGAACTTGTGTCAAGTTTGTGTTGGTGACTGAACTGCTGACCTGCTGTGAAACCTGCTGCTGGATCTCTGTGCTGTGCATGTCTGCCTCTGACTGAAGCTTCATTTTCACCACTGTTTGCTTTGTCACTGCTAAAAATGAACCACATataacaacacaaacattaGTGTTTTACATGATGACAGGATCTTACAGTGTTTGCGTTCTGAACCTCACctgtgaaacagaaaaaattGATTCTGATACCACAGTTGCCATCATTCAATTGCCCCGACATTAAATGCAAATTTCCACAGTATTCAACTGAATAGAGGTTATCAGGCTGACCAGACATCCAGTTAGTGAATGTGGAGGTTGTGTTGTCAGACCAGAAGGCCCAGGGATCCCTGTAGAGACCAATCCACACATACTGAACCCCTGATCCATTCAAAGTGAGCGTGATGTTGGATTTCTCCTCTTTGCTTCTTATACTGGTCAGGTCTGTGTGGTATGTCCTGCAGTACGACTGAGCCGCTGACCAGGAGCGGCTCTCCATCACTAAGATGTAACTTGTATTTTTGgctgtgaaatttaaaaaaaaaggattaattTTGAAACACACAGACTATGAATCTCATAAATTAGTAGGACAACTATGCCAACAAATCTTTTTCCTACCATTGTAACACAGGAAAGGGTAAGAAGCTCCACAGGGTCTATCATTCATCTGTGTTTGTCCCTGAAGAGCCACACAGTATTCCTTTGCATATACACAGTCTGGTTGGCCGTTAGCCCAGATCAGAAATTCATGTGTGCTGCCAACATAAAAAAATTTTCCCTCCATGGACCACTTCCAGCTGTAACGATCATCATAGAGCCCTATCCAAGCCCAAGTATTGATCCTTGGTGAAATTGAGAGAAGCAGTTGGTTGATGTTGCTGTTGTAGATGGTGACCAAGTCAGTGAAGTGTTCTCTGCAGTAACTCTGAGCTTCAGTCCAGGTCATCAGCTGGCTCACAAAGTGGTATTCTCTGGAGTGGGGAGGAAGAGTGGAAAGTCCtcctgagaaaaataaaaagtttttattGTGGAAACTGGGCTGTTAGACAAACCACTGAAAAAGTCTGAAAAATTTAAACCCTTTAAATAGTTATACTGTTCTTTGAGTTTAAATGGAGAAAACTATAACACACAAAAGAAAGTCCTGCTGGTGAATGAgcaatattttttaattctgtttatttttcttttctttttattcaaactgcAATAACTATGTGTAGCGCAATCATGTAcaattaatattattaatagtaTTAATAATGTTACAACATTTTTATAACATAACCTAAATAGAATGAGTACAACAGAGTAACTTTTTCTGTTTAGCAAAACTCAAtagttttttctttacttttgtaATCTTTTTAATTACACAAAAGTCAAATAACTGGATATTAAAATCTCAAAAAACATGTCAgactgtcagggtcctgggccTGAGCGACCAAGGATCCATGGGCAGTCATGGACTTgtgttattttatgtatttttggtgttgctgcccctcttctccctctttgcgcacgtgtgtgtgtgtatatgtgtttctGCGGGcaccttcaggcctggtgggtgtggccctgctggcgaactggccacacccgaagccacacacctgctgctgatcaggcctcgtcgggggagctacctaagagagtcttggagctcccaccgacgcgggatcattgcgTGAGACTTCCCGTCAGTTCTCCAGCTGGTCTGTTTGTGAGTGTGAACTTACCAAGTGTAATTAAGGGTGC is part of the Maylandia zebra isolate NMK-2024a linkage group LG3, Mzebra_GT3a, whole genome shotgun sequence genome and encodes:
- the LOC143416941 gene encoding C-type lectin lectoxin-Lio3-like; this translates as MNDRPCGASYPFLCYNAKNTSYILVMESRSWSAAQSYCRTYHTDLTSIRSKEEKSNITLTLNGSGVQYVWIGLYRDPWAFWSDNTTSTFTNWMSGQPDNLYSVEYCGNLHLMSGQLNDGNCGIRINFFCFTAVTKQTVVKMKLQSEADMHSTEIQQQVSQQLSGLMLSEGLTDFRIRWRKVQSYRDDQSKKQDVDGGCKTEV